Proteins from a single region of Oncorhynchus keta strain PuntledgeMale-10-30-2019 chromosome 20, Oket_V2, whole genome shotgun sequence:
- the asb4 gene encoding ankyrin repeat and SOCS box protein 4, which produces MSMCVRVSLILSTIHDILRRCLHALVRAVVTPEEEKGRWAMEELLTPRQHTARQIKARFLEALQTNNVTEVLEILYTTNLDIDTVLEVEDKRMILASYKQGFWLPDYKLECSWAMALHVCVMYNYLETALVLLQKGAAVNRKPNGKTPLHVACTVAHGDCVALLLGHGARVNSLSLSGHTPLHYCITKESVECAKQLILNGGNVNKPSQSKDEDTPLHTAARLGIPELVALYISHGAQVDAVNSLQETPLITAAFWALDIREQTYSEDHHLVCRILLDHGADPNLYEDDYKTALHKASWNCDHVLMQMLLEAGADTTTMDINGCEPIQYVLKVTSVRPMAIPELCYQLLLNFGAPRVYPPQFHKVLQACHECPNAVEVMMNSYERIKPTNKWRSSIPEASYKLHEEFYESMFAVCSNTPRCLMHLARCAVRRAMENRCHTGVGTLLLPPPIQRYLLLEPEGAFY; this is translated from the exons atgtcTATGTGTGTCCGTGTAAGCCTAATACTATCCACTATTCATGACATCCTCAGAAGGTGCCTCCATGCCTTGGTGAGAGCAGTAGTAACACCAGAAGAAGAGAAGGGACGGTGGGCCATGGAGGAGCTGCTGACCCCCAGACAACACACTGCTAGGCAGATCAAGGCCCGTTTCCTGGAGGCCCTACAGACCAACAACGTAACAGAGGTCCTGGAGATACTGTACACCACCAACCTGGACATCGACACTGTGCTGGAGGTGGAGGACAAACGCATGATCCTGGCCTCATACAAGCAAG GTTTCTGGTTGCCAGACTACAAGCTGGAGTGTTCTTGGGCGATGGCCCTCCACGTCTGTGTAATGTACAACTACCTGGAGACAGCTCTGGTGCTGCTGCAGAAGGGGGCGGCGGTTAACAGGAAGCCCAATGGGAAGACCCCGCTTCACGTGGCCTGTACGGTCGCCCACGGCGACTGTGTGGCCCTGTTATTGGGCCACGGGGCGAGGGTCAACAGCCTGTCTCTGAGTggacacacaccactacactactgtataactaaaGAGTCTGTGGAATGTGCCAAGCAACTCATCCTTAATG GGGGCAATGTGAACAAGCCCAGTCAGAGCAAAGACGAGGACACACCTTTACACACGGCAGCCCGCCTGGGAATCCCTGAGCTGGTGGCTCTCTACATCTCTCACGGGGCCCAGGTGGACGCGGTCAACTCCCTCCAGGAGACGCCCCTTATCACTGCAGCCTTCTGGGCCCTGGACATCCGTGAACAGACCTACAGCGAGGACCACCACCTGGTCTGCCGCATTCTGCTGGACCACGGCGCAG ATCCTAACCTGTATGAAGACGACTATAAGACAGCCTTGCACAAGGCTTCCTGGAACTGTGACCACGTGCTGATGCAGATGCTGCTGGAGGCGGGGGCGGACACTACGACCATGGACATCAACGGCTGTGAACCCATCCAGTATGTCCTGAAGGTCACCTCCGTCAGGCCCATGGCCATCCCTGAGCTCTGTTACCAGCTGCTGCTCAATTTTGGAGCTCCACGGGTCTACCCACCGCAGTTCCACAAG GTGTTGCAGGCCTGCCATGAGTGTCCCAATGCAGTGGAAGTCATGATGAACTCATATGAGCGCATCAAACCCACCAACaagtggagatcatccattcctGAAGCCTCCTACAAG CTACATGAGGAATTCTATGAGTCCATGTTTGCTGTGTGCTCCAACACTCCTCGTTGTCTGATGCACCTGGCCCGGTGTGCTGTCAGGAGGGCTATGGAGAACCGCTGTCACACTGGGGTAGGGACCCTCCTCCTACCTCCCCCCATCCAGAGATACCTGCTACTGGAACCTGAGGGGGCCTTCTATTGA